From a single Nostoc sp. MS1 genomic region:
- a CDS encoding folate/biopterin family MFS transporter gives MLIDSSGLSKVKDSVTKQIFFGNEPTTELIAILSVYFVQGILGLARLAVSFFLKDELLLSPVQVSALLGVVALPWMIKPLFGFISDGLPIFGYRRRPYLVLSGILGAISWVSLATIVHTSWAAALAIALGSLSVAVSDVIVDSLVVERARAESQANVGSLQALCWGASAFGGLITAYFSGLLLEHFTTRTVFWITASFPLIISGVAWLIAESPVNKDDSNTNLLSVKHQLQQLRQAFAQKSIWLPTAFIFIWQATPTADSAFFFFSTNELHFEPEFLGRVRLVTSLASLIGVWIFQRFLKSVSFRLIFGWSTVISTVLGMTMLLLVTHTNRALGIDDRWFSLGDSLVLTVMGQIAYMPVLVLSARLCPPGVEATLFALLMSVFNLAGMVSYEVGAIIMHWLGITETNFDSLWLLVLITNLSTLLPLPFLNWLPSDEAEAETSVLVPDSANSQVSNLVPE, from the coding sequence ATGCTGATTGACTCCTCTGGCTTGTCCAAGGTCAAAGACTCAGTAACAAAGCAAATCTTTTTCGGTAATGAACCCACTACCGAATTAATTGCCATCCTTAGCGTCTATTTTGTCCAGGGAATTTTGGGGTTAGCCCGGCTAGCCGTCAGCTTTTTTCTTAAGGATGAATTATTGCTAAGTCCTGTACAGGTATCAGCATTATTAGGAGTTGTTGCCTTACCTTGGATGATAAAACCATTATTTGGCTTTATCTCAGATGGCTTACCGATATTTGGCTATCGTCGCCGACCTTACCTAGTGCTATCAGGAATACTGGGGGCGATATCTTGGGTGAGTTTGGCCACAATAGTTCATACTAGCTGGGCGGCAGCTTTAGCGATCGCTCTTGGTTCTCTGTCCGTCGCAGTGAGTGATGTGATAGTTGACTCGCTAGTTGTGGAACGCGCCAGAGCAGAATCTCAGGCAAATGTTGGATCACTACAAGCATTATGTTGGGGTGCTTCTGCCTTTGGTGGCTTGATCACAGCGTATTTTAGCGGGTTGCTGCTTGAACATTTCACCACCCGAACAGTATTTTGGATTACCGCCTCATTCCCTCTCATTATCTCAGGAGTAGCTTGGTTGATTGCTGAGTCTCCCGTTAATAAAGATGACAGCAACACCAATCTCCTCAGTGTCAAGCATCAATTACAACAACTGCGCCAAGCATTCGCACAAAAAAGTATTTGGCTACCAACAGCATTTATTTTTATTTGGCAAGCCACACCTACTGCTGACTCAGCCTTTTTCTTCTTCAGCACAAACGAACTCCATTTTGAACCAGAATTTTTAGGGCGAGTACGTTTAGTGACAAGTCTTGCTTCTTTAATTGGTGTTTGGATTTTTCAACGTTTCTTAAAAAGCGTTTCTTTTCGACTAATTTTTGGTTGGAGTACAGTTATCTCCACAGTTCTGGGAATGACAATGCTGCTGTTGGTAACACACACAAACAGAGCTTTAGGGATAGATGACCGTTGGTTTAGTTTGGGTGATAGCCTTGTTCTCACCGTCATGGGACAAATTGCCTACATGCCAGTGTTGGTATTATCAGCTAGGCTTTGCCCTCCTGGTGTAGAAGCTACATTATTCGCCTTATTAATGTCAGTCTTCAACTTAGCAGGCATGGTTTCTTACGAAGTAGGCGCTATCATCATGCACTGGCTGGGAATTACAGAAACTAACTTTGATTCACTTTGGCTTTTGGTATTAATTACTAACCTCAGCACACTATTACCATTGCCGTTTCTCAACTGGTTGCCATCTGATGAAGCAGAAGCTGAAACTTCGGTATTAGTGCCAGATTCTGCTAATAGCCAAGTATCTAATTTAGTACCCGAATAA
- a CDS encoding carotenoid oxygenase family protein: protein MQSFKTQEKDTSQKSYTREDWQGGYQSLTQEFDYWIDDLEGEIPSELQGTLFRNGPGLLDINGQSIHHPFDGDGMISRITFVNGRAHYRNRFVHTEGYLAEKNAGKILHRGVFGTQKPGGWLANIFDFKLKNIANTNVIYWGNKLLALWEASEPYRLDPKTLATLGREYFNGVLSAGEAFGAHPRFDPSCEQDNGAPCLVNFSIKPGLSTKITIFELNPAGEVVRKHAHHVPGFCFIHDFAITPNYCILFQNPVNFNPIPFALGLRGAGECIQVQKNQPTKIIVIPRFPQAGQEQVKILKVRSGFIFHHINAFAVGEEIFVDSICYDSLPEVKPESDFRQVDFEAIAPGQLWRFYLNLKDGTVERKLIEARCCEFPTIHPANVGHSYRYLYIGAAHAATGNAPLQALLKIDLESGERQLWSAAPRGFMGEPIFVPRPGAEKEDDGWILALVYDAAHHRSDVFILDASDFNKGPVARLHLKHHVPYGLHGNFTPEVFI from the coding sequence ATGCAAAGTTTCAAAACTCAAGAAAAAGACACTTCACAAAAGTCATATACTCGTGAAGACTGGCAAGGGGGATATCAATCTCTAACGCAAGAATTTGATTATTGGATTGATGATTTAGAAGGAGAAATTCCTTCAGAATTGCAAGGTACATTATTTAGAAATGGGCCAGGATTACTTGATATAAACGGGCAAAGTATTCATCATCCATTTGATGGCGATGGTATGATTAGCCGCATCACCTTTGTGAATGGTCGCGCTCATTATCGCAACCGTTTTGTACATACAGAAGGATATTTAGCAGAAAAAAACGCTGGTAAAATTCTGCATCGTGGAGTTTTTGGTACTCAAAAACCAGGTGGTTGGTTAGCAAATATTTTTGATTTCAAATTGAAAAATATTGCTAACACAAATGTCATTTATTGGGGTAATAAACTTTTGGCATTGTGGGAGGCTTCCGAACCTTACCGTCTTGACCCTAAAACTTTGGCAACCTTGGGTAGAGAATATTTTAATGGCGTTTTATCAGCAGGTGAAGCTTTTGGCGCTCATCCCCGATTTGACCCTAGTTGTGAACAAGATAATGGCGCACCTTGCTTAGTTAATTTTTCAATTAAGCCAGGATTATCCACTAAAATCACCATTTTTGAGTTAAATCCGGCGGGTGAGGTTGTGAGAAAACACGCTCACCATGTGCCAGGGTTTTGTTTTATCCACGATTTTGCCATCACGCCTAATTACTGCATTCTATTTCAAAACCCTGTTAATTTTAACCCCATACCTTTTGCTTTAGGGTTACGTGGTGCTGGTGAGTGTATTCAAGTACAGAAAAATCAGCCAACAAAAATTATTGTTATTCCTCGCTTTCCTCAAGCTGGACAAGAACAGGTCAAAATATTAAAAGTGCGATCGGGTTTTATCTTCCATCACATTAATGCTTTTGCAGTGGGAGAGGAAATTTTTGTAGACTCGATTTGCTACGACTCTTTACCAGAAGTAAAGCCGGAAAGCGATTTTCGTCAAGTTGATTTTGAAGCGATCGCACCTGGACAACTTTGGCGCTTTTACCTTAACCTCAAGGATGGGACGGTAGAACGTAAGTTAATTGAGGCTCGTTGTTGCGAGTTTCCTACCATCCACCCTGCTAATGTGGGGCATTCTTACCGATACTTATATATAGGTGCGGCTCATGCAGCTACAGGTAATGCACCATTACAAGCATTACTGAAAATAGATTTAGAGTCTGGGGAAAGACAGCTTTGGAGTGCAGCACCACGCGGTTTTATGGGTGAACCTATTTTTGTACCTCGTCCGGGTGCAGAAAAGGAAGATGATGGTTGGATACTGGCTTTAGTGTATGATGCGGCTCATCATCGTTCGGATGTATTTATTTTAGATGCTAGTGATTTTAATAAAGGCCCTGTAGCGCGGCTACATCTTAAGCATCATGTACCCTACGGTCTTCACGGCAACTTTACCCCAGAAGTATTTATCTAG
- the argS gene encoding arginine--tRNA ligase: MNATQEQLKVKLEQAMVAAFGDEYATVDPILVPASNPKFGDYQANVALSLSKKLGQPPRAIASAIVEKLDVSQICETPEIAGPGFINLKLKTAYLEAQLQAIHADSRLGVPTAKHPQREIVDFSGPNIAKEMHVGHLRSTIIGDCIARILEFRGHDVLRLNHVGDWGTQFGMLIAYLREVYPQALTTANALDIGDLVSFYRKAKLRFDADETFQETARQEVVRLQAGAEDTLHAWKLLCEQSRQEFQVIYNLLDIQVTERGESFYNPLLPTVVEDLEKSGLLVESEGAKCVFLDGFKNREGEPLPLIVKKSDGGYNYATTDLAALRYRIQKDEAKRIIYVTDAGQANHFAQFFQVARKAGWVPDDVELVHVPFGLVLGEDGKKFKTRSGDTVRLRDLLDEAISRAHADLEARLKEEEREETTEFIDKVAQVVGISAVKYADLSQNRTSNYIFSYDKMLDLKGNTAPYMLYAYARIQGISRKGEIDFAQLGDNAKVILQHETEFALAKYLLQLGEIVRTVEEDLLPNRLCEYLYELSKKFNAFYDRNQGVPVLSAEEPLRTSRLVLCDLTARTLKLGLSLLGIEVLERM, translated from the coding sequence ATGAACGCTACACAAGAACAACTAAAAGTAAAACTTGAGCAGGCAATGGTTGCTGCTTTTGGTGATGAGTACGCCACAGTAGATCCGATTTTAGTTCCTGCTAGTAATCCTAAGTTTGGTGATTATCAAGCCAACGTTGCTTTATCGTTGAGTAAAAAGTTAGGACAGCCGCCGAGAGCGATCGCCTCTGCTATTGTTGAGAAGTTGGATGTCTCCCAAATCTGCGAAACTCCAGAAATTGCTGGCCCTGGTTTTATTAACCTGAAGCTGAAAACAGCATACTTAGAAGCACAACTCCAGGCTATTCACGCAGACTCACGCTTAGGCGTTCCTACAGCTAAACACCCACAACGAGAAATTGTCGATTTTTCCGGACCGAATATTGCTAAGGAAATGCACGTCGGACACTTGCGTTCTACCATTATCGGTGATTGCATTGCCCGGATCTTAGAATTTCGCGGACATGATGTATTGCGGTTAAATCATGTGGGTGACTGGGGTACGCAATTTGGCATGTTAATTGCTTACCTAAGAGAAGTTTACCCCCAAGCTCTGACAACAGCCAATGCTTTAGATATTGGTGATTTAGTCAGTTTTTATCGCAAAGCCAAGCTAAGATTTGATGCAGACGAAACCTTCCAAGAAACTGCACGCCAAGAAGTTGTGAGATTACAAGCAGGCGCAGAAGATACGCTTCATGCTTGGAAGTTATTATGTGAACAATCACGGCAAGAATTTCAAGTAATTTATAATTTGCTTGATATTCAAGTAACTGAACGCGGTGAATCTTTTTATAATCCCTTACTACCAACAGTGGTAGAAGATTTAGAAAAGTCTGGTTTATTAGTAGAAAGTGAAGGGGCAAAATGTGTCTTTTTAGATGGTTTCAAAAATAGAGAAGGCGAACCTTTACCCTTAATCGTCAAGAAATCTGATGGCGGTTATAACTACGCCACAACAGATTTAGCCGCACTACGTTACCGCATTCAAAAAGATGAAGCAAAACGGATTATTTATGTCACCGATGCGGGACAAGCAAATCATTTTGCCCAATTCTTTCAAGTAGCACGTAAAGCAGGCTGGGTTCCTGATGATGTGGAACTGGTTCACGTTCCCTTCGGTTTGGTGTTAGGGGAAGATGGGAAAAAATTTAAAACCCGTTCCGGTGATACTGTTAGGTTACGGGATTTGTTAGATGAAGCAATTTCTCGCGCTCATGCAGATTTAGAAGCTAGATTAAAAGAAGAAGAACGGGAAGAAACAACAGAATTTATTGATAAAGTTGCCCAGGTAGTTGGTATTAGTGCGGTGAAATACGCCGACTTAAGCCAAAACCGCACAAGTAACTATATTTTTAGTTACGATAAAATGTTGGATTTAAAAGGCAATACTGCCCCTTATATGTTGTATGCTTATGCCCGGATTCAAGGTATTAGCCGTAAGGGGGAAATTGACTTTGCTCAGTTGGGAGATAATGCCAAAGTCATATTACAGCATGAAACGGAATTTGCCTTAGCTAAATACTTACTACAACTAGGCGAAATTGTTAGGACTGTAGAAGAAGATTTACTTCCTAACCGCTTGTGTGAATATCTCTATGAGTTAAGTAAAAAATTCAATGCTTTTTACGATCGCAATCAAGGTGTTCCTGTATTAAGTGCGGAGGAACCACTGCGGACATCCCGTTTAGTTCTGTGCGATTTAACAGCAAGAACTTTAAAACTAGGCTTGTCGTTATTGGGTATTGAGGTGTTAGAGAGAATGTGA
- the psbD gene encoding photosystem II D2 protein (photosystem q(a) protein), whose product MTIAVGRAPSRGWFDVLDDWLKRDRFVFVGWSGILLFPCAFLALGGWLTGTTFVTSWYTHGLASSYLEGANFLTVAVSSPADSMGHSLLLLWGPEAQGDFTRWCQLGGLWTFVALHGAFGLIGFMLRQFEIARLVGIRPYNALAFSAPIAVFVSVFLMYPLGQSSWFFAPSFGVAAIFRFLLFLQGFHNWTLNPFHMMGVAGVLGGALLCAIHGATVENTLFEDGEGANTFRAFNPTQSEETYSMVTANRFWSQIFGIAFSNKRWLHFFMLFVPVTGLWMSAVGIVGLALNLRAYDFVSQELRAAEDPEFETFYTKNILLNEGIRAWMAPQDQPHEKFVFPEEVLPRGNAL is encoded by the coding sequence ATGACCATCGCAGTAGGACGCGCCCCCAGTAGAGGGTGGTTTGACGTACTAGACGACTGGTTAAAGCGCGATCGCTTCGTATTCGTAGGTTGGTCAGGAATATTATTATTCCCCTGCGCCTTCCTCGCATTAGGCGGTTGGCTAACCGGCACAACCTTCGTCACCTCCTGGTACACCCACGGATTAGCATCCTCCTACCTAGAAGGAGCAAACTTCCTAACAGTGGCAGTATCCAGCCCCGCAGACAGCATGGGACATTCCCTGTTGTTGTTGTGGGGGCCAGAAGCCCAAGGTGACTTCACCCGTTGGTGTCAGCTAGGTGGTTTATGGACATTCGTAGCATTACACGGAGCCTTTGGCTTAATTGGCTTCATGCTACGTCAGTTTGAAATTGCGCGTCTAGTAGGTATCAGACCCTACAACGCCCTAGCATTCTCAGCACCCATCGCGGTATTCGTCAGCGTATTTTTGATGTACCCCTTGGGACAATCAAGCTGGTTCTTCGCACCCTCATTTGGTGTTGCTGCCATCTTCCGTTTCTTACTATTCCTCCAAGGCTTCCACAACTGGACACTCAACCCCTTCCACATGATGGGCGTAGCGGGTGTACTCGGTGGAGCGCTACTCTGTGCCATCCACGGTGCAACAGTAGAAAACACCCTATTTGAAGACGGCGAAGGGGCAAACACCTTCCGCGCCTTCAACCCCACCCAATCAGAAGAAACCTACTCAATGGTGACAGCTAACCGATTCTGGTCACAGATTTTCGGGATCGCTTTCTCCAACAAACGTTGGTTACACTTCTTCATGTTGTTCGTACCTGTAACAGGGTTATGGATGAGTGCTGTAGGTATTGTCGGTTTGGCATTGAACCTCCGGGCTTATGACTTCGTATCCCAAGAGTTACGTGCGGCAGAAGACCCAGAATTTGAAACCTTCTATACCAAGAACATTTTGCTGAACGAGGGTATCCGCGCTTGGATGGCTCCTCAAGACCAGCCTCACGAAAAATTTGTATTCCCCGAAGAGGTACTACCACGTGGTAACGCTCTCTAA
- a CDS encoding photosystem I assembly protein Ycf4, producing MTASTTVNKGDSPNGDSSASSILHQKVLGSRRFSNYWWASIVTLGATGFLLAGISSYLKVNLLIVTDPTQLVFVPQGLVMGLYGTAGLLLALYLWLVILWDVGGGYNDFNRETGYIKIFRWGFPGKNRQIEINSRIQDIQSVRIDIKEGLNPRRALYLRMKGRRDIPLTRVGQPLPLSDLETQGAQLARFLGVPLEGL from the coding sequence ATGACGGCATCAACAACAGTTAACAAAGGCGATTCACCTAATGGTGATAGTTCAGCTTCTAGCATCCTCCATCAAAAAGTTCTCGGTTCTCGTCGGTTCAGTAACTACTGGTGGGCAAGTATTGTCACACTAGGGGCAACTGGCTTTTTGTTGGCGGGTATATCTAGTTACCTAAAAGTTAATTTACTCATAGTTACCGATCCAACTCAACTGGTATTTGTACCCCAAGGGTTGGTAATGGGATTATATGGCACGGCTGGCTTGCTTTTAGCCTTGTATCTGTGGCTAGTTATCCTTTGGGATGTAGGCGGCGGTTATAACGATTTCAATCGTGAAACGGGTTATATCAAAATTTTTCGTTGGGGATTTCCTGGAAAAAACCGCCAGATTGAAATTAACAGTCGTATACAAGATATACAGTCTGTAAGGATAGATATTAAAGAAGGTTTAAACCCTCGCCGCGCCCTTTACTTACGAATGAAAGGTCGCCGAGATATACCTTTAACTAGAGTCGGTCAACCGTTACCTTTGTCAGACCTAGAAACTCAAGGCGCACAGTTAGCGCGGTTCTTGGGAGTACCTTTGGAAGGGCTTTAG
- the psbC gene encoding photosystem II reaction center protein CP43 — MVTLSNTLSGGRDQESSGFAWWSGNARLINLSGKLLGAHVAHAGLIVFWAGAMTLFEVAHFIPEKPMYEQGLILLPHLATLGWGVGAGGEVIDTFPYFVVGVLHLISSAVLGFGGIYHAVRGPETLEEYSSFFGYDWKDKNKMTNIIGFHLIILGCGALLLVLKAMFFGGVYDTWAPGGGDVRVITNPTLNPAVIFGYLLKAPFGGEGWIVSVNNMEDVIGGHIWVALLCISGGIWHILTKPFGWARRAFIWSGEAYLSYSLGALSLMGFIASCMVWYNNTVYPSEFFGPTGPEASQAQALTFLIRDQRLGANVGSAQGPTGLGKYLMRSPSGEIIFGGETMRFWDFQGPWLEPLRGPNGLDLDKIKNDIQPWQARRAAEYMTHAPLGSLNSVGGVATEINSFNYVSPRAWLATSHFVLGFFFLIGHLWHAGRARAAAGGFEKGIDRETEPVLFMNDLD, encoded by the coding sequence GTGGTAACGCTCTCTAATACCTTAAGCGGCGGACGCGACCAAGAATCTTCCGGTTTTGCTTGGTGGTCTGGTAATGCTCGCTTAATTAACTTATCCGGTAAACTGCTGGGCGCTCACGTTGCTCACGCTGGCTTGATTGTATTCTGGGCTGGGGCTATGACCCTGTTTGAAGTGGCTCACTTCATTCCAGAAAAACCAATGTACGAGCAAGGTCTAATTCTCCTACCTCACCTCGCTACCCTTGGTTGGGGTGTAGGTGCTGGTGGTGAAGTTATCGACACCTTCCCCTACTTCGTAGTTGGCGTACTTCACTTAATCTCATCTGCTGTACTTGGCTTTGGTGGTATTTACCACGCCGTTCGCGGCCCAGAAACCTTAGAAGAATATTCTTCCTTCTTTGGTTATGACTGGAAAGACAAGAACAAAATGACCAACATCATCGGCTTCCACCTAATCATCCTGGGATGCGGTGCGTTGCTGTTGGTATTGAAAGCAATGTTCTTTGGTGGTGTCTATGACACCTGGGCTCCTGGTGGTGGTGATGTACGTGTAATTACCAACCCCACTTTGAACCCTGCTGTTATCTTCGGTTACTTGCTCAAAGCTCCCTTCGGTGGCGAAGGTTGGATTGTTAGCGTCAATAACATGGAAGATGTTATCGGCGGTCACATTTGGGTTGCTTTACTTTGTATCTCTGGCGGTATCTGGCACATCCTCACCAAGCCTTTCGGTTGGGCGCGTCGTGCGTTCATCTGGTCTGGTGAAGCTTACCTCTCCTACAGCTTAGGCGCTTTGTCCTTGATGGGCTTTATCGCTTCTTGTATGGTTTGGTACAACAACACCGTTTACCCCAGTGAATTTTTCGGTCCCACTGGCCCTGAAGCTTCTCAAGCTCAAGCTTTAACCTTCTTAATTCGTGACCAACGCTTAGGTGCTAACGTTGGTTCTGCTCAAGGCCCCACAGGTCTTGGTAAATACTTGATGCGCTCTCCTTCTGGTGAAATCATCTTCGGTGGTGAAACCATGCGCTTCTGGGACTTCCAAGGCCCTTGGTTAGAGCCTCTACGTGGTCCTAACGGTCTTGACCTAGATAAAATCAAGAACGATATTCAGCCTTGGCAAGCTCGTCGTGCTGCTGAATATATGACTCACGCTCCTCTGGGTTCTTTGAACTCTGTAGGTGGTGTGGCTACCGAAATTAACTCCTTTAACTACGTGTCTCCTCGTGCGTGGTTGGCTACTTCTCACTTTGTGTTAGGCTTCTTCTTCTTAATTGGTCACTTGTGGCACGCTGGACGCGCTCGCGCTGCGGCTGGTGGTTTCGAGAAGGGTATCGACCGTGAGACTGAACCAGTATTGTTCATGAATGATCTTGACTAA
- a CDS encoding beta-ketoacyl-ACP synthase, with the protein MIEVVITGIGLVSALGTSLEESWQSLIAGKSGIKWHQPFPELAPLPLGLIGEKPSNLQSLTKVVVDAALKDALLVPPLNDCAVVVGSSRSYQGVWERLAREIYAGETAKEEKLADWLDTLPHMNAIATARQVGATGAIISPMAACATGIWAIAQAAILIQTGQYQRAIAGATEAPITPLTLSGFQQMGALAKTGAYPFDVNREGLVLGEGGAVFVLEAKELAKQRQAKIYGEILGFGLTNDAYHSNQLEPEGKSAIAAIQQCLKRSQLKYVDIDYIHAHGTATQLNDQIESQVIQKLFPAKVAISSTKGSTGHTLGASGALGVAFSLLALEQKIIPPCVGLQKTEFDLNIVNTAQHSQIQRVLCFSFGFGGQNAVIALGKSS; encoded by the coding sequence ATGATTGAAGTTGTCATAACTGGTATTGGGCTAGTTTCAGCCTTGGGTACAAGCCTAGAGGAGAGTTGGCAAAGTTTAATTGCTGGTAAGTCTGGAATCAAGTGGCATCAGCCATTTCCAGAGTTAGCACCTCTACCTCTAGGCTTAATTGGTGAAAAGCCGAGTAATTTACAGAGTTTGACTAAGGTGGTTGTAGATGCAGCCCTCAAAGATGCTCTTTTAGTACCACCTTTAAATGATTGTGCAGTAGTTGTAGGTTCTAGTCGCAGTTATCAAGGAGTATGGGAAAGACTAGCACGAGAAATTTATGCTGGTGAAACTGCCAAGGAAGAAAAATTAGCAGATTGGTTAGATACTCTACCCCACATGAATGCGATCGCTACGGCACGACAAGTTGGGGCAACAGGGGCAATTATTTCACCAATGGCAGCTTGTGCTACAGGAATTTGGGCGATCGCCCAAGCAGCAATTCTCATCCAAACGGGGCAATATCAACGAGCGATCGCTGGCGCTACGGAAGCACCAATTACGCCTTTAACTTTGTCAGGGTTTCAACAAATGGGGGCATTGGCGAAAACAGGAGCCTACCCTTTTGATGTGAATCGGGAAGGTTTGGTATTAGGTGAAGGCGGGGCTGTGTTTGTATTGGAAGCAAAAGAGTTAGCAAAGCAGCGTCAGGCAAAGATTTATGGCGAAATTTTGGGATTTGGGTTGACAAATGATGCTTATCATAGTAACCAATTAGAGCCTGAAGGTAAGAGTGCGATCGCAGCTATTCAGCAATGTTTAAAACGTAGTCAGTTAAAATATGTTGACATTGATTACATTCACGCTCACGGTACAGCTACCCAGTTAAATGACCAAATAGAAAGCCAAGTCATTCAAAAATTATTTCCTGCAAAAGTAGCAATTAGCTCTACTAAAGGCAGTACAGGTCATACTTTAGGCGCATCAGGTGCTTTAGGGGTAGCTTTTTCGCTTCTAGCTTTAGAGCAAAAAATAATACCTCCTTGCGTCGGGTTACAGAAAACAGAATTTGATTTGAATATAGTAAATACAGCCCAGCATAGCCAAATTCAACGGGTTTTGTGTTTCAGCTTTGGCTTTGGTGGGCAAAATGCTGTTATTGCTTTGGGCAAGAGTAGTTAG
- a CDS encoding peptidylprolyl isomerase has protein sequence MRLKFSQFLVAFLLIGSLMLAGCNAQEVGSNASPTSTAVATTTSTTTEATSVSETTSESTPGMTNSLPRLEGKATVVITVKGSPITVEVDGTNAPITAGNFVDLVQKGVYDGTVFHRVVRQPQPFVVQGGDPQSKDPKSSPQVWGTGGYVDPKTNTERRIPLEIKPKGEATPIYSKTFESAGITKPPELQHKQGAVAMARSQQPDSASSQFYFALADLGFLDGNYAVFGQVTQGFDVVNKIQQGDRIDSAKVTQGAENLKAAQ, from the coding sequence ATGCGGTTAAAATTTTCACAATTCTTGGTTGCGTTTTTGCTTATCGGTTCCCTGATGTTGGCAGGCTGTAATGCTCAGGAGGTGGGTTCTAATGCTTCTCCAACATCTACAGCAGTGGCAACAACCACTTCGACTACTACTGAAGCAACATCTGTTTCTGAAACCACTAGTGAGAGTACTCCGGGAATGACAAACTCTTTACCACGCCTCGAAGGCAAAGCTACTGTGGTAATTACTGTTAAAGGGTCGCCTATTACTGTCGAAGTAGACGGTACAAATGCCCCAATCACAGCTGGCAATTTCGTTGATTTAGTCCAAAAGGGTGTATACGACGGTACAGTCTTTCATCGCGTGGTTCGTCAGCCTCAACCTTTCGTAGTCCAAGGCGGCGATCCTCAAAGTAAAGACCCTAAAAGTTCTCCTCAAGTTTGGGGAACTGGTGGTTATGTTGATCCAAAAACCAACACTGAACGCCGTATTCCTTTGGAAATTAAACCCAAAGGCGAAGCAACCCCAATTTATAGCAAAACATTCGAGTCTGCTGGTATAACAAAACCACCTGAGTTACAACATAAACAAGGGGCGGTAGCAATGGCGCGATCGCAACAACCAGACTCTGCTTCTTCTCAGTTTTACTTTGCTTTAGCTGATTTAGGCTTCCTCGACGGTAACTATGCTGTATTTGGTCAAGTTACTCAAGGCTTTGACGTAGTGAACAAAATTCAGCAAGGCGATCGCATCGACTCGGCTAAGGTTACTCAAGGTGCTGAAAATTTAAAAGCTGCGCAATAA
- a CDS encoding tetratricopeptide repeat protein, producing the protein MLNNFQLTDILATTAVLISITLLIYFAVKTLITSNFFQKGINLYQQKDYQGAEAAFRRVIAINSTNDVVRLFLGDTLREQGRVAEATDLFQEVISRNPKNPQGYLRLATILMEQDKQAEAKTNLQQAQELLQKQRQPETAKKIARLLEQMETKSN; encoded by the coding sequence ATGCTCAACAATTTCCAATTAACAGATATTCTGGCGACTACAGCAGTCTTAATTAGTATCACCCTCCTAATTTACTTTGCTGTAAAAACATTAATTACATCTAACTTCTTTCAAAAAGGTATTAATCTTTATCAGCAAAAAGATTATCAAGGTGCAGAAGCAGCTTTTCGACGAGTTATAGCTATCAACTCTACCAATGATGTAGTCCGTTTATTTTTAGGGGATACTTTAAGGGAACAGGGTAGAGTTGCAGAAGCAACTGATTTATTTCAAGAAGTAATAAGCCGCAATCCCAAAAACCCTCAAGGTTATTTACGATTAGCAACTATTCTCATGGAGCAAGATAAACAAGCAGAAGCTAAAACTAACTTGCAACAAGCTCAAGAATTATTGCAAAAACAGCGTCAACCAGAAACAGCCAAAAAAATTGCTCGGTTATTAGAGCAAATGGAAACTAAATCGAATTAA